Proteins encoded together in one Dechloromonas sp. HYN0024 window:
- a CDS encoding ATP/GTP-binding protein has translation MPESDAQHLTFKLVYYGPAQSGKTTNLLRLHDLLAPEMKGELMTMETKDDRTLFFDLLPLGFRAPSGLLIKFRLFTVPGQVAHDGTRKAVLSRADGVVFVADADRAQETNNGESFQSLSANCARVGLDFEHLPMVVQFNKCDLPNAVPEAEIRERWSAAPWPLVFAIALTGQGIESTFELLLRAVYRNFGESLELLSRHGLNENAFVAGALGKSA, from the coding sequence ATGCCCGAAAGCGATGCCCAGCACCTGACCTTCAAACTGGTCTATTACGGCCCGGCGCAGAGCGGCAAGACGACCAACCTGCTGCGTCTGCACGACCTCCTTGCCCCGGAAATGAAGGGCGAGCTGATGACCATGGAGACCAAGGACGACCGCACGCTTTTCTTCGATCTCCTGCCCCTCGGTTTTCGCGCCCCCTCCGGTCTGCTTATCAAGTTCCGGCTATTCACCGTCCCCGGACAGGTCGCCCATGACGGCACGCGCAAGGCGGTCCTGTCACGTGCCGATGGCGTGGTCTTCGTCGCCGACGCTGATCGCGCCCAGGAAACCAACAATGGCGAATCCTTCCAGAGTCTGTCCGCCAACTGCGCCCGCGTCGGCCTCGATTTCGAACATTTGCCGATGGTCGTCCAGTTCAACAAATGCGACCTGCCCAATGCCGTACCCGAGGCCGAAATCCGCGAACGCTGGTCAGCCGCGCCATGGCCGCTGGTCTTTGCCATCGCCTTGACCGGGCAAGGTATCGAATCGACCTTCGAACTGCTCTTGCGCGCCGTGTACCGGAACTTTGGCGAAAGTCTGGAACTGCTCTCCCGGCACGGCCTCAATGAAAACGCCTTCGTTGCCGGGGCCCTGGGGAAATCGGCATGA
- a CDS encoding sensor histidine kinase translates to MSLGFDREWKLDELLDATSQEKIGPALRALLGGDFALTDEAGKPLWGEPSPEARREPLILELEAVGYLLSCTAPAAALTAARNLLLTLLRAQIRFKMASTLHLEAVAEDFESLKREHARLSESEARYKTLSAELESRVKKQVSQLEERQQMLYEAEKLASVGQLAAGMAHEINNPLGFVRSNLSTFEKYLGKFADLKAASGPAAESWQALDLDFILEDSIDLLHDSAKGMERIARIVADLKAFSNIDRAAEEYTDLNNCLHEAVHMLETQTPAGIGFHFDLLPLPSIVCLPGHINQLFFNILRNGVLAIKDAGRPGEVRIASEADDEGIHIRIHDNGIGMNKEQIEHAFEPFYTTRPVGAGVGLGLATARNVVQAHSGRISLDSQPDVGTTVTLFFPTPP, encoded by the coding sequence ATGAGCCTGGGCTTTGACCGCGAGTGGAAACTGGATGAACTGCTCGACGCCACCAGCCAAGAAAAAATCGGCCCGGCGCTCAGGGCGTTGCTCGGCGGCGATTTCGCCCTGACCGATGAGGCCGGCAAGCCGCTCTGGGGGGAGCCTTCGCCCGAGGCCCGCCGGGAACCGCTGATCCTCGAACTCGAAGCGGTCGGCTACTTGCTCAGCTGCACCGCCCCCGCCGCCGCACTGACGGCCGCCCGCAATCTGCTCCTGACCCTGCTGCGCGCCCAGATCCGTTTCAAGATGGCATCGACCCTGCACCTCGAAGCCGTGGCCGAGGATTTCGAGTCGCTCAAGCGCGAACATGCCCGCCTCAGCGAATCCGAAGCCCGCTACAAGACCCTCTCGGCCGAACTCGAAAGCCGCGTCAAGAAGCAGGTCAGCCAGCTGGAAGAACGCCAGCAGATGCTCTACGAGGCAGAGAAACTTGCCTCGGTCGGCCAACTGGCGGCCGGCATGGCCCACGAAATCAACAATCCGCTCGGCTTTGTGCGCAGCAACCTGAGCACCTTCGAGAAATATCTCGGCAAGTTTGCCGATCTGAAAGCCGCTTCCGGCCCGGCGGCCGAAAGCTGGCAGGCCCTTGATCTCGATTTCATTCTCGAAGACAGCATCGACCTGCTGCACGACAGCGCCAAGGGGATGGAGCGCATTGCCCGCATCGTCGCCGACCTCAAGGCCTTTTCCAATATTGACCGAGCCGCCGAAGAATATACCGACCTCAACAATTGCCTGCACGAAGCCGTCCACATGCTGGAAACACAGACGCCGGCCGGCATTGGCTTCCATTTCGATCTGCTGCCCCTGCCCAGCATCGTCTGCCTGCCGGGGCATATCAACCAGCTGTTTTTCAACATCCTGCGCAATGGCGTACTGGCCATCAAGGATGCCGGACGCCCGGGCGAAGTCAGGATTGCCTCGGAGGCCGACGACGAAGGCATCCACATCCGCATTCACGACAACGGTATCGGCATGAACAAGGAGCAGATCGAACACGCCTTCGAACCGTTCTATACGACACGACCGGTCGGGGCCGGTGTCGGACTCGGGCTGGCCACGGCACGCAACGTCGTGCAGGCCCACAGCGGCCGCATCAGCCTCGACAGCCAGCCGGATGTCGGCACCACCGTAACCCTGTTTTTCCCGACCCCGCCATGA
- a CDS encoding ATPase, T2SS/T4P/T4SS family: MTDYSSLFTGKTAAPQAPATHLTPPRYRLLFVDDEPGIVKALSRVFHQENYEVLTAWSAKEGLEKFATGTIHLVISDFMMPGMNGAQFLQEVKKQSPDTIRIMLTGHANTDAVMGAINEGAVYKFILKPWNDDDLRVTVALALEQFDLITRNRSLKAENELKSKEISALSRLAATHHSRLGIMLHKKKLLTDAQLQELTMLQERRKEPLITILLEKEWVAERRIRDLLKIDMMIEEVQLSEFSVDSALTDLIPRSFCMRQAVVPLKLEGRRLLLAMADPLDEGLIDEVRFTAGLDINAVTADIAAIRKKVDEIYGGGEVDFKELETLVSSPDPYEGIEIVIEEEDAAKLEDLLRDTETPPAIRLANAIILEAIRLGASDIHIQPRTKSVIVRYRIDGVLSDKIHIPHHLHQSLVSRLKIMSELDISERRRPQDGRITVKTPMRMVDLRISTLPTINGEKVVMRILDRNSTVHTIEKLGFSSNDLLRVTDMVAKPQGIILATGPTGSGKTTTLYSLLQHDATPDKNYVTIEDPVEYYLDMAGQVLIREKIGLTFPAVLRALLRQDPDVILLGEIRDFDTAEVAFHAALTGHLVYSTLHTNSAVATIARLFDLGLKPYVVATALEGIIAQRLVRNVCPACSQPAKPDPAILNRLGSAFAEVKEIRRGEGCNACHGSGYKGRVGIYEILTLDDALRDCIGSGASVLEISRQARGRGLRNIVHHAVERVQAGATTPDEILRVLGPMTGEY, encoded by the coding sequence ATGACCGATTATTCGTCGCTATTTACCGGCAAGACCGCCGCCCCGCAGGCACCGGCCACCCACCTGACGCCGCCGCGCTACCGTCTGCTCTTTGTCGATGATGAACCGGGCATCGTCAAGGCGCTCAGCCGGGTCTTCCATCAGGAAAACTATGAGGTCCTCACTGCCTGGAGTGCCAAGGAGGGTCTGGAGAAGTTCGCCACGGGAACGATCCATCTGGTGATCAGCGATTTCATGATGCCCGGCATGAACGGCGCGCAGTTTTTGCAGGAAGTCAAAAAGCAGTCGCCGGACACCATCCGCATCATGCTCACCGGCCATGCCAATACCGATGCCGTCATGGGCGCCATCAACGAAGGTGCCGTCTACAAATTTATCCTCAAACCGTGGAACGATGACGACCTGCGCGTCACCGTCGCCCTGGCCCTTGAGCAGTTCGACCTGATCACCCGCAACCGTAGCCTGAAGGCAGAGAACGAGCTGAAGTCGAAGGAAATCTCTGCCCTGTCGCGGCTCGCCGCGACACACCACAGCCGGCTCGGCATCATGCTGCACAAGAAAAAGCTGCTCACCGATGCCCAGTTGCAGGAACTGACCATGCTCCAGGAACGGCGCAAGGAGCCGCTGATCACCATACTGCTGGAAAAGGAATGGGTGGCGGAGCGCCGTATCCGCGATCTGCTCAAGATCGACATGATGATCGAGGAAGTCCAGCTCTCGGAATTCAGCGTCGATTCGGCCCTGACTGATCTGATTCCGCGCAGTTTCTGCATGCGCCAGGCGGTGGTCCCGCTCAAGCTGGAAGGCCGCCGACTGCTGCTGGCTATGGCCGACCCGCTCGATGAAGGCCTGATCGATGAAGTCCGCTTCACCGCCGGTCTCGACATCAACGCGGTAACCGCCGACATCGCAGCGATCCGCAAGAAAGTCGACGAGATTTACGGTGGTGGCGAAGTCGACTTCAAGGAGCTGGAAACCCTGGTCAGCTCGCCTGACCCCTACGAAGGCATCGAGATCGTCATCGAGGAGGAAGATGCCGCCAAGCTCGAAGACCTGCTCCGCGACACCGAGACACCGCCGGCCATCCGTCTGGCCAACGCCATCATTCTCGAAGCAATCCGCCTCGGTGCTTCCGACATCCACATACAGCCCCGCACCAAGAGCGTTATCGTGCGCTATCGTATCGACGGCGTGCTCTCCGACAAGATTCATATCCCACACCATCTGCATCAGTCGCTGGTGTCGCGCCTGAAGATCATGTCGGAGCTTGACATCTCCGAGCGCCGTCGCCCGCAGGATGGCCGCATCACCGTCAAGACGCCGATGCGCATGGTCGACCTGCGGATTTCCACCCTGCCGACGATCAATGGCGAAAAAGTCGTCATGCGCATCCTCGACCGCAATTCGACAGTGCACACCATCGAGAAACTCGGCTTCTCGAGCAACGACTTGCTGCGCGTCACCGACATGGTCGCCAAGCCCCAAGGCATCATCCTCGCTACCGGCCCGACCGGCAGCGGCAAGACGACAACACTCTATTCGCTGCTCCAGCACGACGCCACCCCGGACAAGAACTACGTCACCATCGAAGACCCGGTCGAGTACTACCTCGACATGGCCGGCCAGGTGCTCATCCGGGAAAAGATCGGCCTGACCTTCCCCGCCGTCCTGCGCGCCCTGCTCCGCCAGGATCCGGACGTCATCCTGCTCGGCGAAATCCGCGACTTCGACACGGCCGAAGTCGCTTTTCACGCCGCCCTGACCGGCCACCTGGTCTATTCGACGCTGCATACCAACTCGGCCGTCGCGACCATTGCCCGCCTCTTCGATCTTGGCCTCAAGCCCTATGTCGTCGCTACCGCGCTGGAAGGCATCATCGCCCAGCGCCTGGTACGCAACGTATGCCCAGCCTGCAGCCAGCCCGCGAAGCCGGACCCTGCCATACTGAATCGACTGGGCAGCGCTTTCGCTGAAGTTAAAGAAATCCGGCGCGGGGAAGGCTGCAATGCCTGCCATGGGAGCGGCTACAAGGGACGCGTCGGCATTTACGAAATCCTGACCCTTGATGATGCACTGCGCGACTGCATTGGCAGTGGCGCCAGCGTTCTTGAAATCAGCCGTCAAGCCAGGGGGCGGGGACTGCGTAACATTGTCCATCACGCCGTTGAACGGGTACAGGCTGGCGCAACTACCCCGGATGAAATTCTTCGGGTTCTCGGTCCGATGACAGGAGAATATTGA
- a CDS encoding hemerythrin domain-containing protein, with protein sequence MDAFVWDTRFETGIPLVDTQHKHLVEAVNMLGSELLLGDVSEERLQELFRSLAEYARHHFSDEEKMMGELAVDPRHRDEHISHHRQFVEQLVSLWKSRAAIDKPAEAVHGFLAAWLTVHILGEDQAMARQMSSLQNGLTASAAFEAEKKAEDPGTAILLGALSRLYALLSDQNRTLGKINESLEERVQDRTAALASANIQLANEQKELKELLHKVEQAQQQLLQSEKMAAIGQLAAGVAHEINNPVGFVNSNLGTLKSYVSQLLDIISAYEGGNPEEISAARKKADIEFLREDLPSLVTESQEGLNRVTKIVKNLKDFSHVDQAEAQQFADLNAAIESTLNVVWNELKYKAEIVRELGNIPQVDCIPAQINQVIMNLLVNAAQAIEKQGKIFVRTGSESDQVWFEIEDTGQGMSEAVRNRIFEPFFTTKPVGKGTGLGLSITYDIIVKKHGGHMDVTSTLGQGTCFRVWLPIQGKAAT encoded by the coding sequence ATGGATGCATTTGTTTGGGACACCCGGTTCGAAACCGGCATTCCTCTCGTCGACACACAGCACAAGCATTTAGTCGAAGCGGTCAATATGCTGGGTAGCGAACTGCTTCTCGGCGATGTATCCGAAGAACGGTTGCAGGAACTCTTCCGTAGCCTTGCGGAGTATGCCCGGCACCATTTCTCCGACGAAGAAAAAATGATGGGCGAATTGGCCGTCGATCCACGCCACCGCGACGAGCATATAAGCCACCATCGGCAGTTTGTCGAACAACTGGTCAGCCTCTGGAAATCCCGCGCTGCCATCGACAAGCCCGCAGAGGCGGTGCACGGCTTTCTTGCAGCCTGGCTGACCGTACATATTCTCGGCGAAGACCAGGCGATGGCTCGCCAAATGAGCAGCCTGCAAAATGGTCTGACTGCCAGCGCCGCCTTCGAGGCCGAGAAAAAGGCAGAAGATCCGGGAACAGCCATTCTTCTCGGCGCGCTTTCACGGCTCTATGCGCTACTTTCCGACCAAAACCGAACGCTGGGAAAAATAAACGAAAGCCTTGAAGAACGGGTCCAGGATCGTACCGCCGCACTGGCCAGCGCCAACATTCAGTTAGCCAACGAACAAAAGGAACTGAAGGAACTGCTGCACAAGGTCGAACAAGCTCAACAACAACTTCTGCAATCCGAAAAAATGGCCGCCATCGGTCAACTGGCAGCCGGCGTCGCCCACGAAATCAACAACCCGGTCGGCTTTGTCAATTCCAATCTGGGGACACTCAAGTCTTACGTTTCCCAGTTGCTGGACATCATCAGCGCCTACGAAGGGGGCAACCCGGAGGAAATTTCCGCAGCCCGCAAGAAAGCGGATATCGAGTTCCTGCGCGAAGACCTGCCCTCACTGGTCACCGAATCGCAGGAAGGTCTTAACCGGGTCACCAAGATCGTCAAGAACCTCAAAGATTTCTCCCACGTCGACCAGGCCGAAGCGCAGCAATTCGCCGATCTCAACGCGGCGATTGAAAGTACGCTCAATGTGGTCTGGAATGAACTCAAGTACAAGGCGGAAATCGTCCGCGAGCTGGGCAACATACCCCAGGTCGATTGCATCCCGGCCCAGATCAATCAGGTCATCATGAACCTGCTGGTCAATGCCGCCCAGGCCATTGAAAAGCAGGGCAAGATTTTCGTTCGTACAGGAAGCGAAAGTGATCAGGTGTGGTTTGAAATCGAGGACACCGGCCAGGGCATGAGTGAAGCCGTGCGCAACCGGATATTCGAGCCCTTCTTCACGACCAAACCGGTCGGCAAAGGCACCGGGCTCGGCCTGTCGATCACCTACGACATCATCGTCAAGAAACATGGCGGCCACATGGATGTCACCAGCACCCTTGGCCAGGGTACCTGCTTCCGGGTCTGGCTGCCGATACAGGGCAAGGCGGCGACGTAG
- a CDS encoding IS256 family transposase, producing the protein MTVGKKAVPKELLDSLLADYRKPEDLIGENGLLKQLTKLLVEKALEVEMADHLGHGKNEPVENTAGNTRNGKSKKTLKGEFGALPIEVPRDRQGTFEPQLIPKHQTRWTGFDDKILSLYARGMTVREIQSHLEEMYGTEVSPTLISSVTDAVIEEAKAWQSRPLDALYPIVYLDCIHVKVRDGSVRVKAVYLAIGLNMAGEKEVLGLWIAQTEGAKFWLQVVTELKNRGVQDIFIACVDGLKGFPEAIEAVYPHAAVQLCIVHMVRHSLNYVSWKMRKDVAADLKRIYSCATADEAEQMLGEFEGKWDDAYLPISQSWRRNWPRITPFFDYPPEIRKVIYTTNAIESVNMSLRKITKNRGSFPSDEALMKLFYLALRNISQKWTMPIRDWKAALTRFTIQFEDRMNNV; encoded by the coding sequence ATGACCGTAGGAAAGAAAGCAGTACCCAAAGAGTTGCTGGATAGCCTGTTGGCTGATTACCGGAAGCCGGAAGACCTGATTGGTGAGAATGGGTTGCTCAAGCAACTCACCAAGCTGCTGGTTGAGAAGGCGCTGGAAGTTGAGATGGCTGATCATCTCGGCCACGGCAAGAATGAGCCGGTGGAGAACACCGCCGGCAATACCCGTAATGGCAAGAGTAAGAAGACGCTGAAAGGGGAGTTCGGGGCATTGCCGATAGAGGTTCCCCGCGACCGCCAAGGCACTTTCGAGCCGCAGCTAATCCCAAAGCACCAGACCCGCTGGACAGGCTTTGACGACAAGATTCTGTCGCTATACGCCCGTGGCATGACGGTCCGTGAAATCCAGTCGCATCTGGAAGAGATGTACGGCACGGAGGTGTCGCCCACCCTGATTTCGTCAGTCACCGATGCGGTCATTGAAGAGGCTAAGGCCTGGCAATCACGACCACTGGATGCGCTGTACCCGATCGTCTATCTGGACTGCATTCACGTCAAAGTCAGGGATGGCAGTGTGCGCGTCAAAGCCGTGTATCTGGCCATCGGACTCAACATGGCGGGCGAGAAGGAAGTTCTCGGTCTGTGGATCGCCCAGACGGAAGGCGCCAAGTTCTGGCTGCAGGTGGTCACCGAACTCAAGAATCGTGGCGTCCAGGATATCTTCATTGCCTGCGTCGATGGGTTGAAGGGCTTTCCGGAAGCCATCGAGGCCGTCTATCCCCATGCAGCCGTTCAACTGTGCATCGTCCATATGGTCCGGCACAGCCTGAACTACGTTTCCTGGAAGATGCGTAAAGATGTTGCTGCTGACCTCAAACGGATATACAGCTGTGCCACCGCCGACGAAGCAGAACAGATGCTCGGAGAGTTTGAGGGCAAATGGGACGATGCCTACCTGCCCATCAGCCAGTCCTGGCGCCGGAACTGGCCGCGCATAACGCCGTTCTTTGACTACCCGCCGGAGATCCGGAAAGTCATCTACACGACCAATGCGATTGAATCAGTGAACATGAGCCTGCGGAAAATCACCAAGAACCGGGGCTCCTTTCCGAGCGATGAGGCGCTGATGAAACTCTTCTATCTGGCACTCCGCAACATCAGCCAGAAATGGACCATGCCCATTCGCGATTGGAAAGCAGCACTGACCCGATTTACTATCCAGTTCGAAGACCGGATGAATAACGTTTAA
- a CDS encoding C40 family peptidase — protein MRLSALIPILLSALFLAACSGPSPRSGDTPETITQASLPVSGKGHEVVFYALGLIDTDYRFGGRNPEAGLDCSGMVSYIYDRAAGLKVQGSAADIARNGRPIARGELRPGDLVFFNTLNRPLSHVGIYIGDARFIHAPSTNGKVRIDRLSDSYFARRFETARTYFD, from the coding sequence ATGCGCCTTTCCGCCCTCATCCCGATATTGCTGTCCGCTTTGTTCCTGGCCGCCTGTAGCGGCCCCTCGCCGCGTTCAGGCGACACGCCGGAAACTATAACGCAAGCCTCGCTGCCGGTCAGTGGAAAGGGCCATGAAGTCGTTTTCTACGCCTTGGGCCTGATCGATACCGACTATCGCTTTGGCGGCCGCAATCCCGAAGCCGGGCTGGATTGCAGCGGCATGGTCAGCTATATCTACGACCGGGCGGCCGGGCTCAAGGTGCAGGGCAGCGCCGCCGACATCGCCCGCAATGGCCGACCGATTGCGCGGGGCGAACTGCGGCCGGGCGACCTGGTCTTCTTCAATACCCTGAATCGTCCGCTGTCGCATGTCGGCATCTATATCGGCGATGCCCGCTTCATTCATGCGCCGTCGACCAACGGCAAGGTACGCATCGACCGGCTGAGCGACAGCTATTTCGCCCGGCGCTTTGAAACGGCGCGAACCTATTTCGATTGA
- a CDS encoding NAD-dependent succinate-semialdehyde dehydrogenase → MNLQNTQLLRSTNLIGGHWVNADDGALLAVTNPATGDKLADVPLCGAAETQRAIAAANAAWPAWRALTARRRAQLLQAWNRLILDNADDLAQLITAECGKPLAEAKGEVIYGASFIEWFAEEGKRTYGESIPSPAWNTRLIVIKQPIGVCAAITPWNFPLAMITRKVAPALAAGCPVVVKPAEATPLSALALAVLAEQAGFPAGVFNVVTGQPAAIGGELCANPIVRKLSFTGSTGVGRLLMAQCAPTIKKLSLELGGNAPFIVFNDADVDAAVDGALAAKYRNTGQTCVCANRFLVQSGIYEEFARKFADKARSLKVGNGTEAGVAQGPLINAAGLAKVEDHVADALSKGARVLCGGTRHERGGNFFQPTVLADVTTAMKVAREETFGPVAPIFRFETEAEAIAMANDTEFGLAAYFFSRDVGRCWRVGEALEYGMVGVNTGMISNEVAPFGGIKQSGLGREGSKYGIEDYLEIKYLCFDVNG, encoded by the coding sequence ATGAACTTACAGAACACACAGTTGCTCCGGTCAACCAACCTGATCGGCGGACATTGGGTCAATGCCGACGATGGTGCGCTGCTGGCCGTCACCAACCCGGCGACCGGGGACAAGCTGGCCGATGTTCCCCTATGCGGTGCCGCTGAAACGCAGCGGGCGATTGCCGCGGCCAATGCCGCCTGGCCGGCCTGGCGGGCGCTCACGGCCCGCCGTCGGGCACAGTTGCTGCAGGCCTGGAACCGCCTGATTCTGGACAATGCCGACGATCTCGCTCAACTGATTACCGCCGAATGCGGCAAACCCCTGGCCGAAGCCAAGGGCGAGGTCATTTACGGAGCCTCCTTCATCGAATGGTTTGCCGAAGAGGGCAAGCGCACCTACGGTGAAAGCATCCCCAGCCCGGCTTGGAATACCCGCCTGATCGTCATCAAACAGCCGATTGGGGTGTGTGCGGCGATTACCCCGTGGAACTTCCCGCTCGCCATGATCACCCGCAAGGTGGCACCGGCGCTGGCGGCCGGTTGCCCGGTGGTCGTCAAGCCGGCCGAAGCGACGCCCTTGAGCGCCCTGGCCCTGGCCGTACTGGCCGAGCAGGCCGGCTTCCCGGCCGGTGTCTTCAACGTCGTGACCGGCCAGCCGGCTGCTATCGGCGGCGAACTGTGCGCCAACCCCATCGTCCGCAAGCTATCGTTTACCGGCTCGACCGGGGTCGGTCGCCTGCTCATGGCACAGTGTGCGCCGACCATCAAGAAACTGTCGCTGGAACTGGGCGGGAATGCGCCTTTCATCGTCTTCAACGATGCCGATGTCGACGCTGCGGTCGACGGCGCGCTCGCCGCCAAATACCGTAACACCGGCCAGACCTGCGTGTGCGCCAACCGCTTTCTGGTGCAATCGGGCATCTACGAGGAGTTCGCCCGGAAGTTTGCCGACAAGGCACGCAGCCTCAAGGTCGGCAACGGCACCGAGGCCGGGGTCGCGCAAGGCCCGCTGATCAATGCTGCCGGACTGGCCAAGGTTGAGGATCATGTCGCCGATGCGCTCAGCAAGGGGGCCCGCGTCCTGTGCGGTGGCACCCGCCACGAACGCGGCGGCAACTTCTTCCAGCCGACCGTGCTGGCCGATGTAACAACCGCCATGAAGGTCGCCCGCGAGGAAACCTTCGGCCCGGTTGCCCCGATTTTCCGATTCGAGACCGAAGCGGAAGCCATCGCCATGGCCAACGACACCGAGTTCGGGCTGGCCGCCTATTTCTTCAGCCGCGACGTCGGCCGTTGCTGGCGCGTCGGCGAGGCCCTCGAATACGGCATGGTTGGCGTCAATACCGGGATGATCTCCAACGAGGTCGCACCCTTCGGCGGTATCAAGCAATCCGGCCTCGGCCGTGAAGGCTCGAAATACGGCATCGAGGACTATCTGGAAATCAAATACCTTTGCTTTGACGTCAACGGCTGA
- a CDS encoding DUF4178 domain-containing protein, which translates to MSVSASCPSCGAPVVFKSASSVFAVCEYCQSTLVRHDQNLEDIGKMAALVDDRSPLQLGVEGRYKGVHFALIGRIQIKYGQGLWNEWHLLFDDMRTGWLTEAGGEYVLTFAEFVGEALPAFADLTIGQRFVLASQTWTVSNVENAECVAGQGELPFKVGAGYPVATVDLRNQASFATLDYSETPPLFFVGEVVDFASLQMNGLRDGMALPTVTVQAQVFRCPACGSPMSARSAEILSVGCVACGAVVDTADPNHRVLTTALGVRNPIYEPRLPLGTTGRLDGSPVEVIGFLVRQTRVDGISYDWREYLLAAGHGTYRWLTEYNGHWNIADSLSRPPSVSHVIEVDSIRFGGQRFKHFSTTQAAEVVQVSGEFTWRVRRGETARIVDYVAPPLMLSSESTGTDLNWSQSRYVEPAVIAEAFSLPEALPGPVGVFANQINPWAKNSERVWVLFWKFVLAVVLIQAWFVFFAGGKLLLRQEFMFDPKMAGEVQTREFEITGKARKIAVKNLTSLDNNWIGLDLMLVNKATGAVWPTSQALSFYSGYDGGSWSEGSREDEVVFRNIPPGTYYLTVDPDMAPEKPVVVRDTVEVHIAGAGWSNFVMVIIFLLVFPVFSALRQAAFEARRWAESDHPPVHGGDASGDD; encoded by the coding sequence GTGTCCGTCAGTGCATCATGCCCTTCCTGCGGGGCGCCGGTTGTCTTCAAATCGGCGTCCTCGGTCTTTGCTGTCTGTGAGTACTGCCAGAGCACGCTGGTTCGCCACGACCAGAATCTGGAAGACATCGGCAAGATGGCGGCGCTGGTCGACGACCGCTCGCCGCTGCAACTGGGGGTAGAAGGGCGCTACAAGGGCGTCCATTTCGCCCTCATCGGACGCATCCAGATCAAGTATGGCCAGGGTTTGTGGAATGAATGGCATCTGTTGTTCGATGACATGCGGACCGGATGGCTGACGGAGGCGGGTGGAGAGTATGTGCTCACTTTTGCGGAGTTCGTCGGGGAGGCGCTGCCGGCCTTTGCTGACCTGACCATTGGCCAGCGCTTCGTTCTGGCCAGCCAGACGTGGACGGTAAGCAATGTTGAAAACGCCGAGTGCGTCGCCGGGCAGGGCGAGTTGCCATTCAAGGTCGGGGCCGGCTACCCGGTGGCGACGGTCGACCTGAGAAATCAGGCCAGCTTCGCCACCCTCGATTATTCCGAAACACCCCCCCTGTTTTTTGTCGGCGAAGTCGTTGATTTCGCATCGTTGCAGATGAATGGCCTGCGTGACGGGATGGCGCTTCCGACGGTGACCGTGCAGGCGCAGGTTTTCCGTTGTCCGGCCTGTGGTTCGCCGATGTCGGCCAGGTCTGCCGAGATTCTGTCGGTCGGTTGTGTGGCCTGCGGCGCAGTGGTCGATACTGCCGACCCGAATCACCGGGTGCTGACGACGGCGCTGGGTGTCCGCAACCCCATCTATGAGCCGCGTTTGCCATTGGGGACCACGGGTCGGCTGGACGGCAGCCCGGTCGAAGTCATTGGCTTTCTCGTCAGGCAGACCCGGGTCGATGGCATTTCTTACGACTGGCGCGAATATCTGCTGGCGGCCGGACACGGGACCTATCGCTGGCTGACCGAATACAACGGCCACTGGAATATCGCCGATAGCTTGTCGAGACCGCCCAGCGTCAGCCATGTCATCGAAGTCGATAGCATCCGTTTCGGCGGCCAGCGTTTCAAGCATTTCTCGACAACTCAGGCCGCCGAGGTGGTCCAGGTCAGCGGCGAGTTCACGTGGCGAGTCAGGCGGGGGGAAACGGCCCGTATTGTCGACTATGTGGCGCCACCCCTCATGCTGTCGAGCGAATCGACCGGCACCGATCTCAACTGGTCACAGAGCCGCTATGTCGAGCCAGCCGTTATCGCCGAGGCCTTCAGCTTGCCCGAAGCGCTACCCGGGCCGGTCGGTGTCTTTGCCAACCAGATCAATCCATGGGCCAAAAACAGCGAGCGGGTGTGGGTGCTGTTCTGGAAATTCGTGCTGGCCGTGGTCCTGATCCAGGCGTGGTTTGTCTTTTTTGCCGGCGGCAAGTTGTTGCTGCGCCAGGAGTTCATGTTTGATCCAAAGATGGCCGGAGAGGTGCAGACCCGCGAATTCGAGATCACCGGAAAGGCGCGCAAGATTGCCGTCAAGAACCTTACGTCGCTCGACAACAACTGGATCGGCCTCGACCTGATGCTGGTTAACAAGGCGACTGGCGCTGTCTGGCCGACCTCGCAGGCCTTGTCTTTCTACAGTGGCTACGACGGTGGTTCGTGGTCGGAAGGCAGCCGCGAGGACGAGGTGGTTTTCCGCAATATTCCCCCGGGCACCTATTACCTGACCGTCGATCCCGACATGGCACCGGAAAAACCTGTCGTCGTGCGCGACACGGTGGAAGTACACATCGCCGGGGCCGGCTGGTCCAATTTTGTGATGGTGATTATTTTTCTTCTGGTTTTTCCGGTTTTCAGCGCCTTACGTCAGGCTGCCTTCGAGGCGCGGCGCTGGGCCGAAAGTGATCACCCGCCGGTGCATGGTGGCGACGCGAGCGGAGACGATTGA